In Pseudoliparis swirei isolate HS2019 ecotype Mariana Trench chromosome 11, NWPU_hadal_v1, whole genome shotgun sequence, a genomic segment contains:
- the LOC130201658 gene encoding LOW QUALITY PROTEIN: uncharacterized protein LOC130201658 (The sequence of the model RefSeq protein was modified relative to this genomic sequence to represent the inferred CDS: substituted 1 base at 1 genomic stop codon), giving the protein MIWHQIQAAKKEGRDLHVVFLDLANAFGSVPHSLLWTAFDLFSIPQAITTLVKSYFQDIQLCLTTKEYTTAWQRLDIGIMAGCTISPLAFTMAMEVIIRASRWVVGGQQLKAGLRLPPIRAYMDDMTTLTTTMPCTRRLLKKLXENIEWARMKIKPSKSRSISVVKGKLSEQRFFIGEEPIPTVLEKPVKSLGCWYDANLKDKDQVHQLRQDTICGLESIDKSLLPGRLKFWCLQFGLLPRLMWPLTIYEVPISKVEKLERLISSFARKWLRLPMCFSNIGLYGRGILELPVSSLTEEFKCSKVRLEMTLTESRDPFVAQTAPTLATGRKWTASAATQQAKADLRHRYIVGFVQQGRGGFGLGESRPSWHKSAPSQRRGLVVEEVRWQEQATRCKANQGQYNIRPRSAGSSARLEACGGSESKALLSTRDRHYEPQTRPRALWSSSTKKVYIVELTVPWEDAVEEAYERKSLKYAELAADAEQRGWKAKVCPVEVGCRGFVGKTTTRLLGDLGIQGQAQRQAIKALSSAAEWASRWLWVKRRDATWAPK; this is encoded by the exons ATGATATGGCATCAAATCCAAGCTGCCAAAAAGGAGGGAAGAGATCTCCATGTCGTGTTCTTGGACCTCGCCAACGCCTTTGGTTCTGTTCCTCATAGTCTCTTGTGGACTGCGTTTGACCTGTTCAGCATCCCACAGGCTATCACCACTCTTGTCAAATCCTATTTCCAGGACATCCAGCTATGCCTCACAACTAAGGAGTACACCACAGCATGGCAGCGTTTGGATATAGGGATCATGGCAGGATGCACCATCTCCCCTCTGGCCTTCACCATGGCAATGGAGGTCATCATCCGAGCCTCCCGATGGGTGGTAGGAGGTCAGCAGCTCAAAGCTGGTCTTCGACTCCCTCCCATCAGAGCGTACATGGATGACATGACCACACTCACAACAACCATGCCATGCACAAGGCGACTGCTGAAAAAGCTCTAGGAGAACATCGAGTGGGCCCGGATGAAGATAAAGCCAAGCAAATCCAGGAGCATATCAGTCGTCAAGGGCAAGCTGTCAGAGCAGCGCTTTTTCATTGGCGAGGAACCCATACCAACAGTGTTGGAGAAGCCAGTGAAGAGCTTAGGGTGCTGGTACGATGCCAACCTCAAGGACAAAGATCAAGTGCACCAGCTTAGGCAGGACACAATCTGCGGCCTCGAGAGTATCGACAAGTCCCTGCTTCCTGGCAGGTTAAAGTTCTGGTGCCTTCAATTCGGTCTTCTACCCCGGCTGATGTGGCCTCTTACCATCTATGAGGTCCCTATCTCCAAGGTTGAAAAACTGGAGAGGTTGATCAGCTCGTTTGCCAGAAAGTGGCTGCGTCTTCCCATGTGCTTCAGCAACATAGGGCTGTATGGAAGAGGCATTCTGGAGCTGCCTGTGTCCAGTCTTACAGAGGAGTTCAAGTGCTCCAAAGTAAGGCTGGAAATGACACTAACAGAATCCCGTGATCCATTTGTAGCCCAAACAGCTCCTACTCTGGCGACCGGAAGGAAATGGACTGCAAGCGCAGCTACACAGCAGGCAAAGGCAGACCTAAGGCATCGTTACATTGTTGGCTTTGTGCAACAGGGGAGAGGAGGCTTTGGCCTCGGAGAGAGCAGACCATCGTGGCACAAGTCAGCTCCATCTCAGCGCAGAGGTCTGGTCGTTGAGGAGGTGCGCTGGCAAGAGCAGGCAACAAG GTGCAAAGCCAACCAAGGCCAATACAACATCAGACCTCGGTCAGCTGGGAGCAGCGCGAGACTGGAGGCTTGTGGTGGATCTGAGTCCAAGGCTCTACTTTCCACCAGAGATCGCCACTACGAACCTCAGACCAGACCTCGTGCGCTCTGGTCCTCCTCAACTAAGAAGGTGTACATCGTAGAGCTGACTGTACCCTGGGAGGACGCTGTAGAGGAGGCCTACGAAAGAAAGAGCCTTAAGTACGCTGAGCTGGCAGCTGATGCTGAGCAACGTGGCTGGAAAGCCAAAGTTTGCCCAGTGGAAGTCGGCTGCAGAGGCTTTGTTGGAAAGACAACTACCAGGCTGCTTGGGGATTTGGGAATTCAAGGCCAAGCCCAACGCCAAGCCATCAAAGCCCTCTCAAGCGCTGCTGAGTGGGCAAGCCGGTGGCTGTGGGTGAAGAGGAGAGACGCCACCTGGGCCCCAAAATAG